The Leptospira saintgironsiae genome window below encodes:
- a CDS encoding FAD-dependent thymidylate synthase — MDHQKPIVQLLDATTEPFNLAIASARTCYSSKGILLPEDMIRTEKSLEIRDKVAKSTKKAGHLTTRQHPHFIFTLDKVSRQFVWSFLHSHPYYNSEQVSQRYVEVKKENYYIPPTLSGKQKEYYLEAIEYASNAYFEFVELLHPFIQDEYFLVYKARANYPEKWQLPIKKKCLEVARYLLPLGTYTYLYHSVNGLTLHRYHRLMNSFDAPEEQRLVVEEMIEKVKEIDPLYVEEMDDPIPLEETAEYKFFKDFYQDGSSEYRPEAAKNFVREFDEDMDNRYARLVSYSSNGPEVLASSVRAVLGLSKNSLNDEEAIRLVMDPSKNKHLTSTLNETTMSPLSRAMFNVHYSFKKRISHSADSQDQRHRMVPGSRPVLMSQYTGMPDYIVPKVVLKYPQLEETYRRKMDGIFKNLNRFIEAGGSTEHASYLLPNAFPVRFYESGDLLNLHHKWRARTCYNAQEEIFQASINELIDLTKVQPEIAKWIKAPCWIRLQGDIKPYCPEGDHYCGTQVWKRELDEYDRTL; from the coding sequence ATGGATCACCAGAAACCGATCGTTCAACTTTTAGATGCGACCACAGAACCTTTCAATCTAGCGATCGCTTCCGCTCGGACTTGCTATTCTTCTAAGGGGATCCTTCTTCCTGAAGACATGATCCGTACTGAAAAATCCTTGGAAATCAGAGATAAGGTAGCCAAATCCACGAAGAAAGCTGGCCACCTTACCACAAGACAACATCCTCATTTTATATTCACGTTAGACAAAGTGTCCCGTCAGTTCGTTTGGTCTTTTCTACATTCTCATCCGTACTATAACTCGGAACAGGTGAGCCAAAGATATGTAGAAGTTAAAAAAGAAAATTATTATATTCCGCCTACTCTCTCGGGAAAGCAGAAGGAATATTATTTAGAAGCGATTGAATATGCCTCTAACGCGTATTTTGAATTTGTGGAGCTACTACATCCGTTCATCCAGGACGAATATTTCCTAGTATATAAGGCACGTGCAAATTATCCGGAAAAATGGCAGCTTCCAATCAAGAAGAAGTGCTTAGAAGTGGCACGTTATCTTCTTCCTTTAGGAACTTATACTTATTTATATCACTCAGTAAACGGGCTTACTCTTCATAGATATCATCGTTTGATGAATTCTTTCGACGCACCTGAGGAACAACGTTTAGTTGTAGAAGAGATGATCGAAAAAGTAAAAGAGATCGATCCTCTTTATGTGGAAGAAATGGATGATCCGATCCCTCTGGAAGAAACTGCAGAATATAAATTTTTCAAAGACTTCTACCAAGATGGCTCTTCTGAGTATAGACCGGAGGCTGCTAAAAATTTCGTAAGAGAATTCGATGAGGATATGGATAACCGTTACGCAAGACTGGTTTCCTATTCTTCTAATGGACCTGAAGTTTTGGCTTCTTCTGTCCGTGCGGTTTTAGGTTTATCTAAAAATTCTTTAAACGATGAAGAAGCGATCCGACTCGTGATGGATCCTTCTAAGAACAAACATCTGACTTCTACCCTGAATGAAACTACAATGAGTCCTCTTTCCAGAGCGATGTTCAATGTTCATTATTCATTCAAAAAGAGAATTTCTCACTCTGCGGATAGCCAAGACCAAAGACATAGAATGGTCCCTGGTTCTCGTCCAGTATTAATGAGCCAATACACTGGAATGCCAGACTATATCGTTCCAAAAGTAGTATTAAAATATCCTCAATTAGAAGAAACTTATAGAAGAAAAATGGACGGCATTTTCAAAAACCTGAACCGTTTTATTGAAGCAGGAGGATCTACTGAACATGCTTCTTATCTTCTTCCGAATGCTTTTCCTGTGCGTTTTTATGAAAGTGGGGATCTGTTAAATCTTCATCATAAATGGAGGGCGAGAACTTGTTATAATGCTCAGGAAGAAATTTTCCAGGCTTCTATCAATGAACTTATAGATCTGACAAAGGTCCAACCGGAGATCGCAAAATGGATCAAGGCTCCTTGCTGGATCCGCTTACAAGGTGATATTAAGCCATATTGCCCTGAAGGTGATCATTATTGCGGAACCCAAGTTTGGAAAAGAGAATTAGACGAATACGATAGAACTCTGTAG
- a CDS encoding adenylate/guanylate cyclase domain-containing protein — protein MLSRHFETLSNTLEKEILASEQIRSKILLAAFGLAGLSWSILFLFLEKEFNQSTGIEFPFEVLIGTLVFGTVYEFGFLKLLNYLKKREYRLPLLPRFGNALIETSLPGIILFILIQKHSHPVVPLNSPISNLYIIFIILSVLRMEFGLSFFTGAIAAVQYLITGLFFVPDSPLGGESAYSFFYSKIPTYLRSGLFLASGIVAGLVGLRLKKILKNSVERLEERNEILGMFGQYVSPSVVDKLMSQKADTASENKDVCVMFLDIRNFTKFSEDKSPSEVISYLNTLFEDMIEIVNKHNGIINKFLGDGFMAVFGAPLSDNGKDAKNAVSAALEIQKKVMEMNVSGKIPETKIGIGLHFGEAMTGSVGSSQRKEYTIIGDTVNLASRVEQLNKDFGSEILATDTVYEHVKHFLEAESLPPVKVKGREKEVLIYKLT, from the coding sequence ATGTTATCCAGACATTTCGAAACCCTATCAAATACCTTAGAAAAAGAGATCCTGGCCAGTGAACAAATCAGAAGTAAGATCCTGTTAGCTGCTTTCGGACTCGCGGGATTGTCTTGGAGTATCCTATTCCTGTTTTTAGAAAAGGAATTTAATCAAAGCACAGGGATAGAATTCCCATTTGAGGTATTGATAGGCACACTCGTTTTCGGTACAGTTTACGAATTCGGATTTTTAAAATTACTGAATTATCTGAAAAAAAGAGAATATAGACTTCCACTTCTACCTAGATTCGGGAACGCATTGATAGAAACTTCTCTACCAGGGATCATATTATTCATTTTGATCCAAAAACATTCTCATCCAGTCGTTCCTTTAAATTCTCCTATTTCCAATCTATATATAATTTTTATAATACTCTCAGTCCTTAGAATGGAGTTCGGACTTTCCTTTTTTACTGGGGCAATAGCTGCAGTCCAATATTTGATCACTGGATTATTTTTTGTTCCAGACTCTCCTTTAGGCGGGGAATCCGCGTATAGTTTCTTCTACTCTAAGATCCCAACCTACTTGCGTTCAGGATTGTTCCTAGCCTCTGGGATTGTCGCCGGACTCGTGGGACTCCGACTTAAAAAAATCCTTAAAAATTCAGTAGAACGTTTGGAAGAAAGAAACGAAATTTTAGGAATGTTCGGACAATATGTTTCTCCATCAGTAGTAGACAAACTAATGAGCCAAAAGGCAGACACTGCTTCTGAAAACAAAGATGTATGTGTAATGTTTTTGGATATTCGCAACTTTACAAAATTTTCAGAAGATAAAAGTCCTTCAGAAGTGATCTCATATTTGAACACATTATTTGAAGATATGATAGAGATCGTAAATAAACATAATGGTATCATAAATAAGTTTCTGGGAGATGGATTTATGGCGGTATTTGGCGCCCCACTTTCAGACAATGGAAAGGATGCAAAAAATGCAGTTTCTGCTGCATTAGAAATTCAGAAAAAAGTAATGGAGATGAATGTCTCCGGCAAAATCCCCGAAACTAAAATTGGAATTGGTTTACATTTCGGAGAAGCAATGACAGGAAGTGTAGGTTCTTCTCAAAGAAAAGAATACACGATCATTGGAGACACGGTCAATCTTGCTTCCAGAGTAGAACAATTGAATAAAGACTTTGGAAGTGAAATTTTGGCTACAGATACAGTTTACGAACATGTAAAACATTTCTTAGAAGCTGAGTCCCTTCCCCCAGTGAAAGTAAAAGGAAGAGAAAAAGAAGTTCTGATCTACAAATTAACCTAA
- a CDS encoding aldo/keto reductase — protein sequence MKLRKLGKSGPEISQVGLGCMGMSDFYGTKETRNRQESIATIHEALDSGINFLNTGDFYGIGHNELLISEALKDRKTKPMISVKFGGLRNPNGAFIGYDFRPNSVKNFAAHSLTRLGVDVIDIYQASRVDPEVPIEDTVGAIADLIKEGYVRYLGLSEASPENLRRAHKVHPVTALEIEYSLATRVIEKELLETARELGVAIVPYGIVGRGLLTGKIESSLGVSDFRSISPRFQGKNLEANLERVSLLQELAKKKGCTTAQLAIAWVLHKGEDIFPLIGSTRRESLRENLEALSVQLTPEEVKTLDDTFPEGAFQGDRYPSHSMQLVVK from the coding sequence ATGAAACTGAGAAAATTAGGCAAAAGCGGCCCTGAGATTTCCCAAGTAGGCTTGGGCTGTATGGGGATGTCGGACTTTTACGGCACAAAAGAAACCAGAAACAGGCAAGAATCCATCGCGACCATTCATGAGGCCTTGGATTCCGGGATCAATTTTCTGAATACCGGAGACTTCTACGGGATTGGGCATAATGAACTTTTGATCTCAGAAGCGTTGAAGGATAGAAAAACCAAACCAATGATCAGTGTGAAGTTCGGCGGACTTCGCAATCCAAATGGAGCATTCATCGGATACGATTTCAGACCGAATTCTGTGAAAAACTTTGCGGCACATTCTCTCACCAGACTTGGAGTAGATGTGATCGATATTTATCAGGCCTCTAGGGTTGATCCAGAAGTTCCAATCGAGGATACTGTGGGTGCGATTGCAGACCTGATCAAGGAAGGATATGTGCGATATCTCGGACTTTCGGAAGCTTCTCCCGAAAATTTGAGAAGGGCTCATAAGGTTCATCCGGTCACTGCTTTGGAAATTGAATATTCTTTGGCAACTCGTGTGATTGAGAAGGAACTCCTCGAAACCGCGAGAGAACTTGGAGTGGCAATCGTTCCATACGGAATTGTGGGAAGAGGACTTCTGACCGGAAAAATTGAAAGCTCTTTGGGTGTTTCAGATTTTAGATCCATTTCTCCTCGTTTCCAGGGAAAAAACCTTGAAGCGAATTTGGAGCGTGTGAGTCTGCTTCAAGAGCTTGCAAAGAAGAAGGGCTGCACTACTGCTCAACTTGCTATCGCTTGGGTGCTTCATAAGGGAGAAGATATTTTTCCTTTAATCGGTTCCACAAGAAGAGAAAGTCTTAGGGAAAATTTAGAAGCTCTTTCGGTGCAATTAACTCCGGAAGAAGTGAAAACCTTGGATGATACTTTTCCGGAAGGCGCTTTCCAAGGAGATAGATATCCTTCTCATTCGATGCAACTCGTCGTTAAATGA
- a CDS encoding arsenosugar biosynthesis-associated peroxidase-like protein translates to MAQETTYYKPEDLKKFGNIGEFEPDLAKKFFDYYGAVFADGALSAKEKSLIALAVAHVVQCPYCIDAYTTDTVEKGVTEEQIWEAIHVGAAIRGGATLVHSVQALNKVKELGL, encoded by the coding sequence GTGGCTCAAGAAACAACTTATTACAAACCGGAAGATCTGAAAAAATTCGGAAATATCGGAGAATTCGAGCCTGATCTAGCAAAGAAGTTTTTCGACTATTACGGAGCAGTTTTTGCGGATGGAGCGTTGTCTGCTAAGGAAAAATCATTGATTGCTCTTGCAGTAGCACATGTAGTTCAATGTCCTTATTGTATAGATGCCTATACTACTGACACAGTAGAAAAAGGTGTGACCGAAGAACAAATCTGGGAAGCGATCCATGTTGGTGCTGCCATTCGTGGAGGAGCAACTTTAGTTCATAGCGTTCAAGCATTAAATAAAGTTAAAGAACTCGGTCTATAA
- a CDS encoding DUF4395 domain-containing protein, producing the protein MIRIGNFPDTVNEYAARTVAGLVVILSLAAIITQSLWLVGALFYGFSARVLYGPKFSLFAKLAIHVIVPLLGLGSKTVAGPPKRFAQFVGVIFSGTAFILLFLGQVVAFQVVLGVLVLFASLESVLGFCAGCFVFGFLIQWGWIPEEVCEKCNNIQFAIKK; encoded by the coding sequence ATGATTCGAATCGGTAATTTTCCAGACACTGTTAATGAATATGCAGCAAGGACCGTTGCGGGCCTGGTTGTCATCTTAAGTTTGGCCGCAATAATTACGCAATCGCTTTGGTTGGTAGGAGCACTTTTCTACGGATTTTCGGCCAGAGTATTATATGGACCGAAGTTTTCACTATTTGCAAAACTTGCAATACATGTGATTGTACCGTTACTCGGTCTTGGATCTAAAACAGTTGCTGGACCTCCTAAAAGATTTGCGCAATTCGTTGGAGTTATCTTCAGCGGGACAGCATTCATTCTATTATTTTTAGGTCAGGTAGTAGCTTTCCAAGTTGTGCTTGGAGTTCTTGTACTTTTTGCAAGTTTAGAATCCGTTTTGGGATTTTGTGCTGGTTGTTTTGTTTTTGGATTTCTGATACAATGGGGCTGGATTCCGGAAGAAGTTTGCGAGAAATGTAATAATATCCAGTTCGCTATTAAAAAATAA
- the arsS gene encoding arsenosugar biosynthesis radical SAM (seleno)protein ArsS (Some members of this family are selenoproteins.) — translation MKSLLARGSELASSKEQLKILTEVSEKLNLPSFSEKLKEAGLYPLRPTGVDILQVNVGKLCNQTCKHCHVDAGPDRRENMSKETMQECLVALATPGVTTLDITGGAPEMNPNFRWFVEEASKLGKKIMIRCNLTILLAGEKYKDLPEFFAKHKVEVVSSLPYFQKRRTDAQRGEGVFDRSIEALRKLNAVGYGIPGSGLVLNLVYNPVGAFLAGGQSTLENDFKKELKQVHDVEFNSLFALTNMPISRFLESLLENDNIDTYLEKLVTAFNPVAATAVMCRNTLSVGWDGSLYDCDFNQMLDMKIEGKVSKISEFNKSVLDSREILLHQHCYGCTAGAGSSCGGSIA, via the coding sequence ATGAAATCCCTATTAGCAAGAGGGAGCGAGCTCGCTTCTTCCAAAGAACAATTGAAAATTCTTACGGAAGTTTCTGAAAAACTGAATCTGCCTAGTTTTTCTGAAAAATTAAAAGAAGCGGGACTCTATCCTTTGCGCCCTACTGGGGTGGACATACTTCAAGTGAACGTGGGGAAACTCTGCAACCAGACTTGCAAACATTGTCATGTGGATGCCGGTCCGGATCGCAGAGAGAATATGAGTAAGGAAACCATGCAAGAATGTTTGGTTGCATTAGCAACACCTGGTGTTACAACCTTGGACATTACAGGTGGTGCGCCTGAGATGAATCCTAATTTTAGATGGTTCGTAGAAGAAGCTTCTAAATTAGGAAAAAAGATAATGATCCGCTGTAATCTTACCATTCTTCTTGCAGGAGAAAAATACAAAGACCTTCCTGAATTTTTTGCAAAACATAAGGTAGAGGTGGTTTCAAGCCTACCTTATTTCCAAAAAAGAAGAACAGACGCGCAAAGGGGAGAAGGAGTATTCGATCGTTCTATAGAGGCATTAAGAAAATTGAATGCAGTTGGATACGGTATCCCAGGATCCGGACTTGTATTAAATTTAGTTTATAATCCTGTGGGTGCCTTTCTTGCGGGTGGACAATCCACTTTAGAAAATGATTTTAAAAAGGAATTAAAACAGGTTCACGACGTTGAATTTAATTCATTATTTGCTCTTACTAATATGCCTATCAGCCGTTTCTTGGAATCATTACTCGAAAACGATAATATAGATACTTATTTAGAAAAACTCGTAACTGCATTTAATCCTGTAGCAGCGACTGCAGTTATGTGTCGCAACACATTAAGTGTTGGTTGGGATGGAAGTCTATACGATTGTGATTTTAACCAAATGTTGGATATGAAGATAGAAGGTAAGGTAAGTAAAATATCTGAATTTAATAAATCGGTATTGGATTCCAGAGAGATCTTATTGCACCAACATTGTTATGGATGTACTGCAGGAGCAGGGTCTTCTTGTGGTGGTTCCATCGCTTAA
- a CDS encoding TetR/AcrR family transcriptional regulator yields MPKTGLKPEELQEKVLDAAEIEIRRNGVERLKLTDVARNLNLSHAALYKHFADKEALLDSISKRWLDRIDLALAEVSSKTSPLEERILEWLMTLHMMKREKVQSDPRIYTAFNNSAEKTRPFVKKHIQTMYEQLEAMVQEGLQKGLFFCNTPKEGARIIFEGTAAFHHPRLVFDNIEEDRIEFLRSVVNAILSGLKSKK; encoded by the coding sequence ATGCCTAAAACAGGTTTAAAGCCAGAAGAACTACAAGAAAAAGTGCTCGATGCCGCAGAGATTGAGATTAGAAGAAACGGTGTCGAGCGTTTGAAACTTACTGACGTGGCTAGGAATCTAAACCTAAGCCACGCCGCATTATACAAACATTTCGCTGACAAAGAAGCGTTGCTCGATTCTATTTCCAAAAGATGGTTGGATCGAATCGATCTAGCTCTCGCAGAAGTTTCCTCCAAAACAAGTCCATTAGAAGAAAGAATTTTAGAGTGGCTAATGACTCTCCATATGATGAAAAGAGAGAAGGTCCAGTCAGATCCTAGAATTTATACTGCATTCAATAATTCAGCAGAGAAAACAAGACCATTCGTCAAAAAACATATCCAGACAATGTATGAACAACTGGAAGCAATGGTCCAAGAAGGATTACAAAAAGGATTATTTTTTTGTAATACTCCTAAAGAAGGAGCTCGGATCATTTTTGAAGGGACTGCTGCCTTCCATCATCCTCGTCTGGTATTCGATAATATAGAAGAAGATCGGATCGAATTCCTTCGATCCGTTGTGAACGCGATTCTCTCTGGACTGAAGAGTAAGAAGTAA
- a CDS encoding efflux RND transporter permease subunit, whose translation MIDKLIRLSIKNRIFVLILTSGITIVGIYNAYQLSIDAIPDITNVQVSVVTQSPGLSPVEVEQFITYPIEMELTGVPHVTEIRSISRTGVSSVTVIFKDGTDIYFARQLINERLRAAEAVIPKGYGSPELSPIATGLGDIYEFVLTSDRHNPEELRTYMEWELAREIKSTEGIIDVNIIGGEARQYQIKIDPQRLAVHNITLSQLCDKLETANQNTGGGYITKSAEQIVIRGESQFKTVDEIRNVAVQTERDGVPLLLGQIATVETGPALRFGLMTKDAKGEVVGATAMMLMGQNSLEVVKKVKEKVEILRARLPEGMKIVTFYDRSEFIGRTLGTIFTNLAEAAVLVIIVLIFALGTVKGALLVSLSIPIPMLAATIFMRMFGIVGNLMSLGALDFGLLVDGTIVMLESVLHGFILKQAFYEQQNSQEDRKLAAEQIITDSCVRVARAAAFSVGIILLVYLPLMTLEGVEGRMFKPMAMTVAISLAMALLFSLTTFPAAASILFQTPVFHHSKFWDRAEELYMQLLEFGMANKKIFLRTGLGVFAVSLILGSTLGSEFLPRIDEGEFAIDIKRLPSTSINYSRDTNTEIERVIAQFPEVTSVVSKMGRGESAAEPIGTEEGESMVKLIPPKEWTSASSRDELMDKMKDAILKSVPSSTISLSQPIENRVNALLSGSKADVVIKIYGDDLQTLKDTAAKFADKIKKVPGAADLRVQRVLGLPLIQIKADRQKMARYGVAAEEILTTVESLRIGRKAGKVFEGFKRFDLVVRLQLDVSDLDKLENIPVMTSTGVTVPLGQVATIEFVEGPAAIYRESLKRRIMVEANVRGRDLVGFVNEAQKVTADIEKTLPEGYRTDWGGQFENFQRAKNRLMLVVPIALGIIFVMLIAAFGNVYYAAGVFIVVPLAVAGGIIGLVLRGLPFSIPAGVGFIAVSGIAVLNGVVYASTLKEELEKGITISKAVLSAGLHSLRPVMTTEIIAAVGFIPMAISTMAGAEVQRPLATVVIFGVIVATVLSRVLLPIVMEFLLNIYQDQERRKEARKRKLESEFQASRAQERIPQTLEEVSWEAEEIQEEEPEDIISSKSKRSKNGLKRKK comes from the coding sequence ATGATAGATAAACTGATCCGTCTCTCCATTAAGAACAGGATTTTCGTCCTGATACTCACATCAGGAATAACCATAGTAGGTATTTATAACGCGTATCAACTTTCTATCGACGCGATCCCAGATATTACAAACGTTCAGGTTTCCGTTGTAACTCAGTCTCCTGGTCTTTCTCCTGTAGAAGTAGAGCAGTTCATCACTTATCCGATAGAGATGGAACTCACTGGTGTTCCTCACGTAACAGAAATACGTTCTATTTCCAGAACTGGAGTGAGTAGTGTTACAGTTATCTTCAAAGACGGGACTGATATTTATTTTGCAAGGCAGCTCATCAACGAAAGATTGAGAGCAGCAGAAGCTGTAATTCCTAAAGGTTATGGAAGCCCTGAACTTTCTCCTATCGCAACTGGTCTTGGTGATATTTACGAATTCGTTCTAACAAGTGATCGTCATAATCCTGAAGAGCTCAGGACATATATGGAATGGGAACTTGCAAGAGAGATCAAATCCACCGAAGGGATTATAGATGTAAACATCATCGGCGGAGAAGCAAGACAATATCAAATCAAGATAGATCCGCAAAGATTAGCAGTTCATAATATTACATTATCTCAACTTTGTGATAAACTAGAGACCGCCAACCAGAACACCGGTGGTGGTTATATCACCAAAAGTGCTGAACAGATCGTAATCCGCGGAGAAAGCCAGTTCAAAACTGTAGATGAGATCCGTAACGTAGCAGTCCAAACAGAAAGAGATGGGGTTCCACTTCTTTTAGGACAGATCGCAACAGTAGAAACTGGTCCAGCACTTCGTTTTGGACTTATGACCAAAGATGCGAAGGGAGAAGTTGTAGGCGCCACTGCAATGATGCTCATGGGCCAAAACTCTTTGGAAGTTGTAAAAAAGGTTAAAGAAAAAGTAGAAATACTGAGAGCAAGACTACCGGAAGGAATGAAGATCGTAACATTCTACGATCGTTCTGAATTTATCGGAAGAACATTAGGAACCATCTTCACAAACCTTGCAGAAGCAGCTGTACTTGTAATTATCGTTTTGATCTTTGCACTCGGAACAGTAAAGGGTGCGCTACTCGTTAGCTTATCTATTCCGATCCCGATGCTTGCCGCTACAATATTTATGAGAATGTTCGGCATTGTTGGTAACTTAATGTCTTTAGGAGCCTTGGACTTCGGACTCCTGGTAGATGGAACCATCGTGATGTTGGAATCGGTTCTTCATGGTTTTATCTTAAAACAAGCATTCTACGAACAACAGAATTCACAAGAGGATAGAAAACTCGCCGCAGAACAGATCATCACAGATTCCTGCGTGAGAGTAGCAAGAGCAGCAGCATTCTCTGTCGGTATTATCTTATTAGTATATCTACCGCTCATGACATTAGAAGGTGTAGAAGGTAGAATGTTCAAACCTATGGCAATGACTGTTGCAATCTCACTTGCCATGGCACTTTTATTTTCTCTTACCACCTTCCCTGCTGCAGCAAGTATCTTATTCCAAACTCCAGTATTCCATCATAGCAAATTCTGGGACAGAGCAGAAGAGCTGTATATGCAACTTCTCGAATTTGGTATGGCCAACAAAAAAATATTCTTAAGAACTGGCTTAGGAGTATTTGCAGTTTCTCTAATATTAGGATCTACCTTAGGATCAGAATTCCTTCCACGTATCGACGAGGGGGAATTTGCGATAGATATCAAAAGACTTCCATCTACTTCTATCAATTATTCCAGAGACACAAATACTGAGATTGAGAGGGTAATCGCTCAATTCCCGGAAGTAACAAGTGTAGTTAGCAAGATGGGTAGAGGTGAATCCGCAGCAGAACCAATCGGAACAGAAGAAGGAGAATCCATGGTGAAGCTCATTCCTCCTAAAGAATGGACATCCGCTTCTTCTCGTGATGAGCTCATGGATAAAATGAAGGACGCAATCCTAAAATCTGTTCCTTCCAGCACGATCTCACTTTCACAACCAATTGAAAACAGAGTGAATGCACTTCTCTCTGGATCCAAAGCAGACGTAGTGATCAAAATTTACGGAGACGATCTCCAAACATTAAAGGACACTGCAGCAAAATTTGCAGATAAGATCAAAAAGGTCCCTGGTGCTGCGGACTTAAGAGTGCAAAGAGTACTCGGACTTCCTTTGATCCAAATCAAAGCAGACAGACAAAAGATGGCACGTTATGGAGTCGCCGCAGAAGAAATTTTAACTACTGTAGAATCATTACGTATCGGAAGAAAAGCAGGAAAGGTATTCGAAGGATTCAAACGGTTCGACTTAGTAGTTCGTTTACAATTGGATGTTTCGGATCTGGATAAATTAGAAAATATTCCAGTCATGACTTCTACAGGAGTCACAGTTCCTCTTGGCCAAGTAGCAACCATTGAATTTGTAGAAGGTCCCGCTGCAATTTACAGAGAATCCTTAAAACGAAGGATCATGGTAGAAGCCAACGTTCGCGGAAGAGACTTAGTAGGTTTCGTAAATGAGGCCCAGAAAGTAACAGCGGATATCGAAAAAACTCTTCCGGAAGGTTATAGAACAGATTGGGGTGGCCAGTTCGAGAACTTCCAAAGAGCGAAGAACAGATTGATGCTCGTTGTGCCAATCGCACTCGGGATCATATTCGTGATGTTAATCGCTGCATTCGGGAACGTATATTATGCGGCGGGAGTATTCATCGTAGTACCACTCGCAGTTGCAGGAGGGATCATAGGACTCGTGCTTAGAGGCCTTCCTTTTAGTATTCCTGCTGGTGTTGGATTTATCGCGGTAAGTGGTATCGCAGTATTGAACGGGGTTGTATACGCCTCCACTCTCAAAGAAGAATTAGAAAAAGGGATTACTATCTCCAAAGCAGTGCTCTCAGCTGGGCTTCATTCACTTCGCCCAGTAATGACAACTGAGATTATTGCAGCAGTTGGATTTATTCCAATGGCAATTTCTACAATGGCAGGGGCAGAAGTGCAAAGACCTCTAGCAACTGTGGTGATCTTCGGAGTAATCGTTGCCACAGTTTTATCTAGGGTACTTCTTCCTATCGTGATGGAATTCCTACTGAATATTTACCAAGACCAGGAAAGAAGAAAAGAAGCTCGTAAAAGAAAATTAGAGTCCGAGTTCCAAGCTTCCAGAGCCCAAGAAAGAATTCCTCAAACTTTGGAAGAAGTTTCCTGGGAAGCAGAAGAGATCCAAGAAGAAGAGCCGGAAGATATAATAAGTTCTAAATCTAAACGTTCTAAGAATGGATTAAAAAGGAAGAAGTAA
- a CDS encoding class I SAM-dependent methyltransferase, with product MQSPESHYENFLADKYSWMLGDLSVKEKDQLELFRSFEISPRANGVAWDLGAGSGIQSIPLEELGFQVLAIDFSEKLLSEIKTRKPNTNIRTKIADIRSRDLYQGVSPEILLCMGDTITHLESEKDWETTVSLWSSFLSPGSKLILGYRDLSYGKPGDKSIFVVRSEESRIFTCQLQFLENKVDITDIYHEKTDKGWTVTSSSYNKLILPIDDLIKTVSQNNFGLERKDEKNGMKFVLFEKL from the coding sequence ATGCAATCTCCAGAATCACATTACGAAAACTTTTTGGCTGATAAATATTCCTGGATGTTGGGAGATCTTTCTGTAAAAGAAAAGGACCAATTGGAATTATTCAGATCATTTGAAATTTCTCCGCGTGCAAACGGAGTCGCTTGGGATCTAGGAGCAGGAAGTGGAATACAATCCATTCCATTAGAAGAATTAGGATTTCAAGTTTTAGCAATCGACTTCAGCGAAAAATTATTATCCGAGATCAAAACGAGAAAACCAAATACAAATATAAGAACCAAGATTGCTGATATCAGATCCAGGGACTTATACCAAGGAGTTTCTCCCGAAATCCTTTTGTGTATGGGGGATACGATCACTCATTTAGAATCAGAAAAAGATTGGGAAACTACTGTAAGTCTTTGGTCTAGTTTTCTTTCTCCAGGAAGTAAATTAATTTTAGGTTATAGAGACCTGAGTTACGGAAAACCTGGAGATAAAAGTATTTTTGTAGTTCGTTCTGAAGAATCTCGAATTTTCACCTGCCAACTACAATTCCTTGAGAATAAAGTAGATATTACAGATATATATCATGAGAAAACTGATAAAGGTTGGACTGTTACTTCCAGTTCGTATAACAAACTGATCCTTCCGATTGATGATTTGATCAAAACTGTTTCTCAGAATAATTTCGGACTGGAAAGAAAGGATGAGAAAAACGGGATGAAGTTTGTACTTTTTGAAAAGCTTTGA